From Pseudobdellovibrio exovorus JSS, a single genomic window includes:
- a CDS encoding NAD(P)H-dependent flavin oxidoreductase, which produces MKIETAFTKMMNIQYPIIGAPMFLVSNPDMVVAISEAGGIGTMPSLNFRPAEKFAEAVKEIKSRTKKPIGVNIIVNKSNSRSTQDLKAALDHGVDLFITSLGSPKDVIYEAHRQGAKVICDVINLEHAKKVQDLGADGVIAVGAGAGGHAGPISPIVLVSWLQKQLDIPVIAAGGIADGATMASMLTLGASAVSVGTRFIASKEATIDSAYKDAIVKSSPEDIVMTTRLSGTPAAVIKTPYIERIGLDLPWYMKALKNQKLTKKYIVPIIHFLGSKALEEAATGPSWKTVWSAGQSVGLIEEILSCEEIIRKLVTEYEETLANTPRLTQ; this is translated from the coding sequence ATGAAAATTGAAACAGCTTTTACAAAAATGATGAATATTCAATACCCGATTATCGGTGCCCCTATGTTCCTTGTCTCTAATCCAGACATGGTCGTCGCTATTAGCGAAGCTGGTGGAATTGGAACCATGCCCTCTTTAAATTTTCGTCCTGCAGAAAAATTTGCAGAAGCTGTTAAAGAAATCAAATCCCGCACCAAAAAACCTATTGGTGTGAATATCATTGTTAACAAAAGTAATTCACGATCAACGCAGGATTTAAAGGCCGCATTAGATCACGGAGTCGATCTGTTTATTACATCTTTAGGCTCACCCAAGGACGTCATCTATGAAGCCCATCGCCAAGGAGCGAAAGTTATCTGTGATGTCATCAATCTTGAACACGCTAAAAAAGTTCAAGACCTTGGAGCCGATGGTGTTATTGCCGTTGGTGCTGGTGCTGGCGGACATGCGGGGCCGATTTCTCCGATCGTTTTAGTGAGCTGGTTGCAAAAACAATTGGATATCCCTGTTATTGCCGCTGGAGGTATTGCAGATGGCGCGACCATGGCGTCCATGCTGACGCTGGGCGCTTCTGCCGTAAGTGTCGGAACGCGTTTTATCGCCTCGAAAGAAGCGACTATTGATTCAGCCTATAAAGACGCTATCGTCAAATCTTCACCTGAAGATATTGTGATGACCACTCGTCTCTCGGGAACACCTGCTGCTGTCATTAAAACGCCTTATATTGAACGCATTGGACTTGATCTGCCTTGGTATATGAAAGCGTTAAAAAACCAAAAGCTCACTAAAAAATATATCGTTCCAATTATTCATTTCCTTGGCTCAAAGGCATTAGAAGAAGCTGCCACTGGCCCATCATGGAAGACAGTTTGGAGCGCTGGACAATCTGTAGGACTTATTGAAGAAATTCTTTCCTGTGAAGAGATTATTCGTAAATTAGTAACCGAATATGAAGAAACCTTGGCGAATACACCACGGCTAACTCAATAA
- a CDS encoding prolyl oligopeptidase family serine peptidase, which translates to MKKILMGLSVLLLSATAMAQYAGHGVDSVSEATLKKYTPPALDPIMANKLKKMFDVGSPGMGILSPDKKTLYFTWRITGITQVWKIDGPKSFPIQLTSGNDAVTIRAVAPNGKYLIISKDLNGQENPGLFRLDIKTGQIDELFRKEKVQAHFAFVTDDSAYMYYIANDRTPDSYSTYKMKLSDKSVETIYEGQGAWYLADQRRNGERLLFVKYNGARQNEYYDYNPKTKEMTPVVGQGEQEEYDVSYAAKENQYLVLSNKSTDFKRLYLMDEKKQMKPLTKEMNAEIEGFSIDQKYTRIIYGISREGYSEIGALDAKTFKPIAIPKLPIKDAKVDHIFNGTTTRDGRVTIFGVITSKAPRLAYSYDWGTKKVTQWLLPSAPEVDLSKFVAAELMSYDSRDGVKIPMFVRFPEKCRLDNKNRENCPVVVHFHGGPEGQSQPGFSTFAQSFVDEGFIFVEPNVRGSDGYGKKWISMDDGPKREDVIGDIEDAALWIKSNWKHNSGVAPKVGVMGWSYGGYSTLMAMTKFAGSYEAGVALVGMSNLVSFLNNTAPYRRILRISEYGDPVKDKESLMRLSPVTYVDRVKSPLMVIQGANDPRVPVGEALQIHETLLKRKIPSELIIFADEGHGSAKKDNQVLEIGHTIEFLKKHLK; encoded by the coding sequence ATGAAGAAAATTTTAATGGGCCTATCTGTTTTGTTATTGAGTGCCACAGCTATGGCTCAGTATGCCGGCCATGGCGTAGACAGTGTTTCTGAAGCAACTTTAAAAAAATACACGCCGCCAGCGTTAGATCCTATCATGGCAAACAAACTGAAAAAAATGTTTGATGTGGGATCTCCGGGAATGGGGATTCTGTCTCCAGATAAAAAGACTTTGTACTTTACTTGGAGGATCACGGGCATCACTCAAGTTTGGAAGATCGATGGTCCCAAAAGTTTCCCCATACAATTAACAAGTGGTAATGATGCGGTTACTATTCGTGCGGTAGCTCCGAACGGAAAGTATTTAATTATCTCTAAGGATCTTAATGGCCAAGAAAACCCAGGCCTTTTCCGTTTGGATATTAAAACAGGTCAAATCGATGAGTTGTTCAGAAAAGAAAAGGTACAGGCCCATTTCGCGTTTGTAACAGACGATTCGGCTTATATGTATTACATCGCCAATGATAGAACTCCTGATTCCTATTCGACTTATAAGATGAAGTTGTCGGACAAGTCTGTTGAGACTATCTATGAGGGGCAGGGAGCATGGTACCTTGCTGATCAACGTCGTAACGGAGAAAGACTTCTTTTTGTAAAGTACAATGGTGCCAGACAAAATGAATACTACGATTACAATCCTAAAACAAAAGAGATGACTCCTGTCGTGGGACAAGGTGAGCAAGAGGAATACGATGTCTCTTATGCAGCGAAAGAAAATCAGTACCTAGTTCTTTCCAATAAAAGTACAGATTTTAAACGTCTGTATTTAATGGATGAAAAGAAACAGATGAAGCCGCTGACAAAAGAAATGAATGCCGAAATCGAAGGTTTCAGCATCGATCAAAAATACACACGTATTATCTATGGTATCAGTCGTGAAGGTTATTCTGAAATTGGCGCTTTAGACGCTAAAACTTTTAAGCCCATAGCGATTCCTAAGCTTCCAATTAAGGATGCTAAAGTTGATCATATCTTTAATGGAACGACCACTCGTGATGGACGCGTGACTATCTTCGGTGTCATCACATCGAAAGCTCCACGCTTGGCGTACTCTTATGATTGGGGTACAAAGAAAGTAACTCAGTGGTTATTGCCATCGGCTCCAGAAGTGGATCTGTCGAAATTTGTTGCGGCAGAACTGATGAGTTACGACAGTCGTGATGGCGTTAAAATTCCTATGTTCGTTCGTTTTCCCGAAAAATGCCGTCTAGATAATAAAAATCGTGAGAACTGTCCAGTGGTGGTTCACTTTCATGGCGGACCGGAGGGGCAGAGCCAACCGGGTTTCAGCACATTTGCACAATCTTTTGTCGACGAGGGGTTTATTTTTGTAGAGCCGAACGTGCGCGGAAGTGATGGCTATGGTAAAAAGTGGATCAGCATGGACGACGGACCAAAACGTGAAGATGTGATTGGTGATATCGAAGATGCGGCTCTGTGGATTAAATCTAACTGGAAGCACAATTCAGGCGTAGCACCTAAAGTCGGTGTTATGGGTTGGAGTTATGGCGGTTACTCGACATTGATGGCCATGACGAAGTTTGCAGGTTCGTACGAAGCGGGAGTGGCTTTAGTAGGAATGAGTAATCTTGTATCGTTCCTTAACAACACAGCTCCGTATCGTCGTATTCTACGTATTTCAGAGTATGGTGATCCCGTTAAAGATAAAGAGTCTTTGATGCGATTGTCTCCGGTTACTTATGTTGATCGTGTGAAGTCGCCTTTGATGGTGATTCAAGGGGCAAATGACCCGCGCGTTCCAGTCGGGGAAGCTTTGCAAATTCATGAAACTCTATTGAAAAGAAAAATTCCGAGTGAATTAATTATCTTTGCCGATGAAGGTCATGGCTCTGCTAAAAAAGACAATCAGGTCCTTGAAATCGGTCATACAATTGAGTTTTTAAAGAAACATCTTAAATAA
- a CDS encoding TetR/AcrR family transcriptional regulator, with the protein MSSAPDVKQDSKHCILKAATALFAKLGLDKCSTRAIAEKSKANISLISYYFGGKEGLYKEVMRSYALEVRKSAAKISEESQQREMTKEGFIEDIQKIVDHIIANRLENPEISQIFSREKLSGLPYAREVYEEIFYPLIRSFYELIYEGQQKGFVRSDVNPSLLFVAISETIWGFYELMDCGTKMRDDCEVFIKDPEQLRNQIMNLFLTGVLK; encoded by the coding sequence ATGTCATCCGCGCCTGACGTCAAGCAGGACTCAAAACATTGTATTTTAAAGGCGGCCACTGCCTTATTTGCCAAACTGGGTTTGGATAAGTGCAGTACAAGAGCCATCGCGGAAAAATCTAAAGCTAATATATCCTTAATATCCTATTACTTCGGCGGCAAAGAAGGGCTTTATAAAGAGGTCATGCGTTCGTATGCCCTCGAGGTCCGTAAAAGTGCTGCTAAAATATCCGAAGAAAGCCAGCAGAGGGAAATGACGAAAGAGGGCTTTATTGAGGATATTCAAAAGATTGTGGATCACATCATCGCCAATCGATTGGAAAATCCTGAGATCTCACAAATCTTTTCACGTGAAAAATTATCCGGCTTACCTTATGCACGTGAGGTTTATGAAGAGATTTTCTATCCGTTAATTCGCAGTTTTTATGAATTGATCTATGAAGGGCAACAAAAAGGTTTTGTGCGATCCGATGTGAACCCTTCGTTATTATTCGTGGCTATCAGTGAAACAATTTGGGGATTCTACGAGCTTATGGACTGTGGAACCAAAATGCGTGATGACTGCGAAGTTTTTATTAAGGACCCAGAACAATTGCGTAACCAGATAATGAACCTATTTTTGACAGGAGTTTTAAAATGA
- a CDS encoding RDD family protein: MNYTGFWRRFVAYMIDAVILAIPGLLAGGAIRHFGISISMNVILGILYYPVFESSIMSATPGKALMGIVVLSEQGERLSFKAALIRHLLRFLSALVCYIGYIMQVFTKKRQALHDMLSESIVIDRESADLNYFVVWKDHFKEVLKNI; the protein is encoded by the coding sequence GTGAACTATACAGGATTCTGGCGCCGATTTGTTGCCTATATGATTGACGCTGTCATCTTAGCTATTCCCGGCCTGTTAGCAGGTGGAGCTATTCGGCACTTTGGAATCAGCATCAGCATGAATGTCATTCTGGGAATTCTGTACTACCCTGTCTTTGAGTCTTCTATTATGAGCGCAACTCCAGGAAAAGCTCTTATGGGAATCGTGGTTTTATCCGAACAAGGAGAGCGCCTTTCTTTCAAAGCCGCCCTAATACGCCATCTTTTGAGATTTCTTTCAGCGCTGGTCTGTTACATCGGATATATCATGCAGGTCTTCACTAAAAAGCGCCAAGCCCTACACGATATGCTCAGCGAATCCATTGTGATTGATCGCGAGTCAGCCGATTTGAATTATTTTGTGGTTTGGAAAGATCATTTTAAAGAAGTCCTAAAGAATATCTAA
- a CDS encoding HNH endonuclease, whose protein sequence is MKFKSVLSLVLGLILVTSTALAGERFPTEPIESVTPGSLCEDSPIRRYPEGIVYCERDVDTQLKRDIIKMYDERFGFSIRQMNRMDFKIDHFIPLSLGGSNDIENLWPQHKSVYEVTDELEHLLSRKISSGAIKQVEAVRVIKEAKHNLDRVPELMHYVEGLE, encoded by the coding sequence ATGAAATTCAAGTCTGTCTTGAGTCTTGTTCTAGGTCTGATCCTTGTAACGTCAACCGCTCTTGCTGGTGAAAGATTTCCCACGGAGCCCATCGAAAGTGTAACTCCAGGTTCTTTGTGTGAAGATTCACCGATCCGCCGTTACCCAGAAGGTATTGTTTACTGTGAGCGCGATGTCGATACACAGTTAAAACGCGATATCATCAAAATGTATGATGAACGTTTTGGATTCAGTATTCGTCAGATGAATCGTATGGATTTCAAAATTGATCACTTTATTCCATTGAGCTTGGGTGGCAGTAACGATATCGAGAATTTATGGCCACAACACAAAAGTGTCTATGAAGTGACTGACGAATTAGAGCATCTATTAAGTCGTAAAATCTCTTCAGGCGCTATCAAGCAAGTTGAGGCTGTGCGCGTGATCAAAGAAGCTAAACACAATTTAGACCGCGTTCCTGAACTCATGCACTACGTTGAAGGGCTTGAGTAG
- a CDS encoding S8 family serine peptidase, with product MKLASLIASLLLLASFAQAKDRYLVLFKSEQGYQAMETYFARAESGAGMQKALPHVQGIVLQSDNAALINRLKSHPEVAVVEKETFTPVPKPVNGFKISRVDIKEKRRKKRRFTKPQAPQTVEQVVQVPDFKAGDATPWGILAVNAGDAWSDSGAGVNSRVLVLDTGVDEDHPALSENFEKGKNFVAGTDGRVDETDYTDRDGHGTHCAGTVLGVYNERTGFTGVAPKAKLLAGRVCGEQGCSNIAVAEGINWGIEENVDVISMSLGGPGGSAMQRQAVENADRQGISVVAASGNGAAEQNYSPDKTNPKCGAGGFFSPNLCGVSFPAAFPTVVAVGALKSDLERADFSQWGPELDITAPGAAVLSSIPVGSGRDSVVEIEVNDSNKDAAVKRRIKSAGFSGTELFQTPIFKTLVAIPGMGRTTDYEGLDVEGKLVLISRGEITFAEKVKNAITAKAAGVLIYNNAPGLIQGSLGEDGTLLNIPVVMIEQADGVALAEGLQGGATVWTAVSLVPADYAQFDGTSMATPHVAGVVALMKSANKKLTPAQVRSILSETARPLSPNDTNQFGAGLVQADIAVRKALLAQ from the coding sequence ATGAAATTAGCATCTTTAATAGCAAGTTTACTTTTGCTAGCTAGTTTTGCTCAAGCCAAGGATCGTTATCTTGTTCTTTTTAAAAGTGAACAAGGCTATCAGGCAATGGAGACTTACTTCGCAAGAGCTGAGTCTGGTGCAGGAATGCAGAAAGCATTACCTCACGTTCAAGGTATCGTGTTGCAATCTGATAATGCAGCCTTGATCAATCGTTTAAAAAGTCACCCAGAAGTAGCTGTGGTTGAAAAAGAAACGTTCACTCCAGTTCCTAAACCAGTAAATGGTTTTAAAATTTCTCGTGTAGATATCAAAGAAAAAAGACGTAAAAAAAGACGCTTTACAAAACCACAAGCTCCTCAAACTGTTGAGCAAGTTGTACAAGTTCCAGATTTCAAAGCTGGTGATGCAACTCCGTGGGGTATCTTAGCAGTAAATGCTGGTGATGCATGGTCTGATTCAGGTGCAGGCGTTAACTCTCGCGTTCTAGTTTTAGATACAGGTGTTGATGAAGATCATCCGGCATTATCTGAAAATTTTGAAAAAGGTAAAAACTTCGTGGCAGGAACAGATGGCCGCGTTGATGAAACTGATTACACAGATCGCGATGGTCACGGTACACACTGTGCTGGTACAGTTCTAGGTGTTTACAATGAACGCACTGGTTTCACGGGTGTTGCTCCGAAAGCTAAATTACTTGCTGGCCGTGTTTGTGGCGAGCAAGGTTGCAGTAATATCGCAGTAGCTGAAGGTATCAACTGGGGTATCGAAGAGAATGTTGACGTGATCAGCATGTCTTTAGGTGGACCAGGTGGATCAGCAATGCAAAGACAGGCCGTTGAAAACGCTGATCGCCAAGGTATCTCGGTAGTGGCTGCTTCTGGTAATGGTGCTGCTGAACAAAATTACTCTCCAGATAAAACTAATCCTAAATGTGGCGCTGGCGGATTCTTCAGTCCAAATCTTTGTGGCGTAAGCTTCCCAGCTGCATTCCCAACAGTAGTGGCTGTAGGTGCGTTGAAATCTGATCTAGAAAGAGCGGATTTCTCTCAATGGGGTCCAGAGTTAGATATCACAGCACCAGGTGCTGCGGTTCTTTCTTCAATCCCAGTTGGTTCTGGTCGTGACAGTGTTGTTGAAATCGAAGTTAACGATTCAAATAAAGATGCGGCTGTTAAAAGACGTATTAAGAGTGCTGGTTTCAGCGGTACAGAATTATTCCAAACTCCTATCTTCAAAACTCTAGTGGCTATCCCAGGAATGGGCCGCACTACTGACTACGAAGGTTTAGATGTTGAAGGAAAACTAGTTCTGATCAGCCGTGGTGAGATCACATTTGCTGAAAAAGTTAAAAATGCGATCACTGCAAAAGCTGCAGGCGTGTTGATCTACAACAATGCTCCAGGTCTTATCCAAGGAAGCTTGGGCGAAGATGGTACATTGTTAAATATCCCTGTTGTTATGATCGAACAAGCTGATGGTGTGGCTTTAGCTGAAGGTCTACAAGGCGGAGCAACAGTTTGGACTGCGGTTTCTTTAGTTCCTGCTGATTATGCACAATTCGATGGAACTTCAATGGCAACTCCTCACGTAGCCGGTGTTGTTGCATTGATGAAATCAGCGAATAAAAAGTTAACTCCAGCACAAGTACGTAGCATCTTGTCTGAGACAGCTCGTCCACTTTCACCAAATGATACAAACCAATTTGGTGCAGGTTTGGTTCAAGCTGATATCGCTGTAAGAAAAGCGTTGTTAGCGCAATAA
- a CDS encoding HNH endonuclease family protein, with amino-acid sequence MKLFLRILLFITCIHTMAFSSSVLAEEKPSLELARANPEILEKVYVKIEATQNSAINISIIRTLHTLTRYLEAKSYSLLNWKTYQRSDRNLQIANYERKNQFGRWVNDPDDEVCYNTRAKVLLRDSDKAVIFRDNNHCVIDAGEWKDPYTGRTYTSAQDIQIDHFVPLKNAYKSGANAWSFKARCLYANYMGYDYHLMAVDGPENMKKGDKGPNRYMPPNPEYTCKYLKNWLSIKFFWGLNMTQGEAETIAKEIRDNNCNLAQFTVSTREVLQQAQFFKDNIEMCRDVAPTPASTPAQVTAD; translated from the coding sequence ATGAAACTCTTTTTAAGAATATTATTATTCATTACGTGCATACATACGATGGCTTTTTCTTCTTCGGTTTTAGCAGAAGAAAAGCCCTCTCTAGAGCTAGCAAGAGCGAATCCAGAAATCCTTGAAAAAGTTTATGTAAAAATTGAAGCCACACAAAATAGCGCTATCAATATCTCGATCATTAGAACCCTACACACGCTGACTCGTTACTTAGAAGCCAAAAGCTACTCTTTACTTAACTGGAAGACGTACCAACGCTCAGATCGCAATCTGCAAATTGCCAATTATGAACGTAAGAACCAGTTCGGCAGATGGGTTAATGATCCAGATGACGAAGTCTGCTACAACACACGCGCTAAAGTATTATTACGTGACTCAGATAAAGCGGTGATCTTCCGTGATAACAATCACTGTGTTATCGACGCTGGAGAATGGAAAGATCCTTATACAGGCCGAACTTACACTTCTGCCCAAGATATCCAAATTGATCATTTCGTTCCACTTAAAAATGCTTATAAATCCGGAGCTAATGCTTGGAGCTTCAAAGCCCGCTGCCTTTATGCAAACTATATGGGATACGACTATCATCTGATGGCTGTAGACGGACCAGAGAACATGAAGAAAGGCGATAAAGGCCCTAATCGCTACATGCCACCAAATCCCGAATACACATGTAAATACTTAAAAAACTGGTTAAGCATCAAGTTCTTCTGGGGTCTGAATATGACTCAAGGGGAAGCAGAAACAATCGCCAAAGAGATTCGCGACAATAACTGCAACTTGGCTCAATTCACAGTATCCACTCGCGAAGTGCTACAACAGGCTCAGTTCTTTAAGGATAACATCGAAATGTGCCGCGACGTAGCTCCGACACCGGCCTCAACACCAGCTCAAGTTACTGCTGACTAA
- a CDS encoding S1 RNA-binding domain-containing protein has product MSKRDVFGDELDTKAKTDFASLFEQSLGGVGKKLTTGDAFIGELLTINKEEAFISTSTPIDAMILTSELLDDEKNLKYKVGDRIEVVVVSTKGGEIRVAKKGSKKSNADLDSLEDAYDMELPVEGRVTEVCNGGFRVAVHNKTAFCPVSQMDYKVQDHQSYVDKKFDFIITQFDPKGRNLVVSRRKLLDQQKVENEGQFLESSKAGDIFSGMVSRIEKFGAFVRLENGVEGLVHISEVGWSRISDPSEVLHVGQNVTTKLLRSEEVDGRLKISLSIKQAGGEGDPWMQVPERFPLKSTHKGQVEKKEVYGLFVNLAPGITGLLPKSKWRDSVDHQMYETRKKGDSIEVQVDEILFEQRKISLGIPAEFDDQTWKSVTVKTGFSNSGLSGLADLVKKK; this is encoded by the coding sequence ATGTCTAAACGTGATGTTTTCGGTGATGAACTAGATACTAAAGCAAAAACAGATTTTGCATCTTTATTTGAACAATCTTTAGGTGGTGTTGGTAAAAAATTAACAACGGGTGATGCGTTCATCGGTGAGTTGTTAACGATCAACAAAGAAGAAGCCTTTATCTCTACATCAACTCCTATTGATGCCATGATTTTAACAAGCGAACTTTTAGATGATGAAAAAAACTTAAAATACAAAGTTGGTGATCGTATTGAAGTGGTCGTGGTCAGTACTAAAGGTGGCGAGATCCGTGTTGCGAAAAAAGGTTCAAAAAAATCAAATGCGGATTTAGATTCTTTAGAAGATGCCTACGACATGGAGTTACCTGTTGAGGGGCGTGTTACAGAAGTTTGTAATGGTGGGTTCCGTGTTGCTGTTCACAACAAAACAGCATTCTGTCCTGTAAGTCAGATGGATTACAAAGTTCAAGATCACCAATCTTACGTTGATAAAAAATTCGATTTCATCATTACACAGTTCGATCCTAAAGGGCGTAATCTTGTGGTTTCTCGTCGTAAACTATTAGATCAACAAAAAGTAGAAAATGAAGGTCAGTTCTTAGAGTCTTCAAAAGCCGGAGACATTTTTTCGGGAATGGTTTCTCGCATTGAAAAGTTCGGAGCTTTTGTAAGATTAGAAAACGGAGTAGAGGGACTTGTGCATATTTCGGAAGTAGGTTGGTCTCGTATTTCAGATCCTTCCGAAGTTTTACACGTGGGCCAGAATGTCACAACAAAGCTATTAAGATCAGAAGAGGTTGATGGCCGTTTAAAGATCTCACTTTCTATTAAACAAGCGGGTGGAGAAGGCGATCCTTGGATGCAAGTTCCTGAGAGATTCCCGTTAAAATCAACACATAAAGGGCAAGTCGAAAAGAAAGAGGTCTATGGCCTTTTTGTTAACTTAGCTCCTGGAATCACAGGGCTATTGCCTAAATCAAAATGGAGAGATTCAGTAGATCACCAAATGTACGAAACACGTAAAAAAGGTGACTCGATTGAAGTGCAAGTAGATGAAATTCTATTTGAACAACGTAAAATTTCTTTAGGTATTCCGGCTGAGTTTGATGATCAGACATGGAAATCAGTAACAGTTAAGACGGGTTTTAGTAACTCGGGCTTAAGTGGCCTAGCTGATCTCGTAAAGAAAAAGTAA
- a CDS encoding class I SAM-dependent methyltransferase yields MSDIRPEQSTELLKELHILTADGKMNQDSRRKLKQVYHLYNFIEPLLKTLQENNSAMSLVDHGAGKSYLGFILYDLFFKNQREPIGHIYGVETRAELVEKSQALQKKLGFERMSFINTSVQNSLSSQSLPEAIDIVTALHACDTATDDAIDFALQKKAQHIVLVPCCQAEVASLLRQNKKYALAKPLVELYRSPIHTREFGSHLTNVLRVLRLESHGYDVSVTELVGFEHSMKNELIVATQKNKQTKNAKERISALLSEFKIQELTERFS; encoded by the coding sequence ATGAGTGATATAAGACCCGAGCAGTCCACAGAACTTTTAAAAGAACTTCACATTCTAACAGCCGACGGCAAGATGAATCAGGATAGCCGTCGAAAACTCAAACAAGTTTATCATCTGTATAACTTCATCGAACCTCTTTTAAAAACACTACAAGAAAACAACTCGGCCATGTCTCTTGTGGATCATGGAGCAGGGAAATCTTATTTAGGTTTCATCCTCTATGACCTCTTCTTTAAAAATCAGCGTGAACCTATCGGCCATATTTATGGTGTTGAAACACGAGCTGAGTTAGTTGAAAAATCACAGGCCCTACAAAAAAAATTAGGTTTTGAACGCATGTCATTTATCAACACCAGCGTGCAGAACTCTTTATCTTCCCAATCTTTACCCGAAGCCATTGATATCGTGACCGCCTTACACGCATGCGACACAGCCACAGATGACGCCATTGACTTCGCGCTACAGAAAAAAGCACAGCACATCGTTCTTGTCCCTTGTTGCCAAGCTGAAGTGGCCAGCTTACTGCGACAAAATAAAAAATATGCTCTGGCTAAACCACTTGTTGAGCTCTACCGCAGCCCTATCCATACGCGTGAATTTGGCAGTCACCTAACAAATGTTTTACGTGTATTGCGCTTAGAATCCCATGGCTATGATGTCTCTGTAACTGAACTTGTGGGCTTCGAGCACTCGATGAAAAATGAACTTATCGTGGCCACGCAGAAAAACAAACAGACCAAAAATGCAAAAGAGCGCATAAGCGCCCTTTTATCTGAATTTAAAATTCAAGAGTTAACTGAACGATTCAGTTAA
- a CDS encoding DUF4442 domain-containing protein, whose protein sequence is MSKLQNFKNNLFLSIYAWSKIPLIGFCMPRVLESSDQRTVLKIPLGFRTKNHLGAMYFGALAIGSELCIAMLAVKKIQESGARIDFLFKDYKAEFLRRAEGDVHFICEEAQVVVDQINEAKGSTERINRTMTAYAIVPSVSMTEKVATFELTLSVKNRQKKS, encoded by the coding sequence ATGAGTAAACTTCAAAATTTTAAAAATAATTTGTTTTTGTCTATCTATGCGTGGAGTAAAATTCCTTTAATCGGTTTCTGTATGCCGCGAGTCTTGGAAAGTAGTGACCAGCGTACAGTTTTAAAAATCCCGTTGGGATTTCGCACTAAAAATCACTTGGGAGCGATGTACTTCGGAGCACTAGCCATTGGTTCGGAATTATGTATCGCGATGTTAGCTGTTAAAAAGATACAAGAGTCAGGTGCTCGAATTGATTTTCTATTCAAGGACTATAAGGCTGAATTCTTACGCCGCGCAGAGGGCGATGTACACTTTATTTGCGAAGAAGCGCAGGTAGTTGTCGATCAAATCAATGAGGCTAAAGGCTCGACTGAAAGAATCAATAGAACCATGACAGCCTATGCCATAGTTCCCTCTGTAAGTATGACTGAAAAGGTAGCCACATTTGAGCTGACTTTATCCGTTAAAAATCGCCAAAAGAAGTCCTAG
- a CDS encoding peptidylprolyl isomerase, with translation MKETYHAAHILLPTRHEAEDILRKLAEGKSFEELARKYSSCSSSKSSGDLGPIPFGKADPDFEEAVLLLKPEQVSKTPLKTRFGFHIIKRLK, from the coding sequence ATGAAAGAAACGTATCACGCGGCCCATATTCTTCTGCCCACACGCCATGAGGCAGAAGATATCCTTAGAAAGCTAGCTGAAGGAAAATCCTTTGAAGAACTTGCTCGTAAATATTCCAGTTGCAGCTCTTCAAAGAGTAGCGGAGACCTTGGCCCAATTCCATTTGGGAAGGCAGACCCAGATTTTGAAGAAGCAGTTCTGCTTTTAAAACCAGAGCAGGTATCAAAAACCCCTCTAAAAACCCGCTTTGGTTTTCACATTATTAAAAGATTGAAGTAA